The following DNA comes from Chryseobacterium gallinarum.
CATTTTCTTTAAATACTAGTGATTAGCTTTACAGAAGTCTTTATCATAAAGCTATAATAATGTTTCTAATTTTGTTTTTACGGCTGATTATATTCTCTTTATTCTGTTTTTTTCATAATCTTCAAAAATCATCTGTCCCAGACCGGATAAGCCTGTTAAAAATGCTTTCCCTTTATTTTGTGCAGTAAATGCTTCTACAAACTGACGCAGATAAGGATCCTGGGCAATCATAAAAGTGGTAATGGGAATTTTCAGTTTTCTGGCCTGGGCGGCTCTGTTGAGACATTGGTTAACAATCATTTCGTCCAGCCCATAGCTGTTGGTATAGAACTCTCCGGTAGGAAGTTGGATACAGCTTGGCTTTCCGTCAGTAATCATAAAAATCTGTTTATTGGTATTTCTTTTCCTGCGGAGAATATCCATGGCCAGTTCCAGGCCTGCCACCGTATTGGTATGGTAAGGCCCTACTTTTAGATAGGGAAGGTCCTTGATTTTAATCGGCCAGGCTTCATTACCAAATACGATAATATCTATGGAATCTTTCGGATACTTTCGTTTAATCAGTTCTACCAATGCCATCGCTACTTTTTTGGCAGGCGTGATGCGGTCCTCTCCGTATAAGATCATAGAATGGCTGATGTCAATCATCAGGACGGTACTCATTTGTGCCTTATGTTTGGTTTCTTCTACAATAAGATCATCTTCTGTTAAATGCAGATCTGAAATTCCATTATTGATCTGGGCGTTTTTTAAACTTTCAGTCATATTTACAGCAGCCAGATCATCTCCATATTGGAAAGGACGGTTTTCACCATCCCGCTCATCACCGGTTCCTGTTTTGCTGGTTCGATGGTTTCCCAGTCCGTTTTTTTTCAGTTTCCCGAAAATCTGGTCCAAAGCATATTCCCGAAGGGCGGCTTCCAGTTTCGGGGTCAGTAGATTTTTCCCTTTTCTATCTCCTGTACTTCCATCTTCAGATTCTTCTTCCCTGATATATCCCCGTTTTTTCAGATCTTCTTCAAAATCTTCGAGCGTATATTCTTCATTGAAGATGTCATATTCTTTATCAAGCATATCCAGCCATTCAAAGGCTTCCTCAATATCACCGGAAGTGTGGGTGAGCAAATCTTTGAAAATATCAAATACCCGGTCAAAATTGGATATTTCAGCCGGTATGTGTTTACTGAATGTAAAACCTTTTTGAAAATTAAAATCTTTATTCATTCGTCTTGGCTTATGATGAAACAATCCGTTGTCTTCCTTAAATACTCAGGTTAGATGAAATTAAAAACAGTTTTTTATCATTTATCACCTAAGATATTTGTAATTCCTTACATCGTTTCAAACTGAAAAGTTAGGAAAATATCATCTCAGGATCCCTTATGAAAAATAGAAAATACTAATAACTGTGATATGAAAACATATATTATACAATAAACCCCCGCAAAAAAAATATATATATATCAATACCTTGCACTCTCGATGAGCTTTCATTCCATTCCCTTGTATTTGCATTTCAAAATGTTCAGACTGATATCATAATATGGAGATTACAAAAATGATTTTATTTTCAATTTATCTTACCATATACTGTAATGATTTTTTATAATAATAATGTTTTATTTTTAAAAATGATAATATAAGCTGATGAGAAAAAACCGGGATTTTCTTTATGCTCTTAGGAATAAAACAGTTCAGGTAATTGTTTTAGCTCACACTACAGTCCGGTAAAGGCACAGACAGGAAAAAAAATATTTTCTATATTCAATGTAAAGCCCGTTTTTTTATATAAAAATGAATTAAATATCAGATTTATTGTGTTATCTTTATTTTTTTCATATTGTTCTGTTTTTTTGGTTTTTATCTGATATTTAGCATTATAAAAAAATAAAAATTACTTTAACTTTGTCAGCTAAATGATCAGTATTAATCATT
Coding sequences within:
- a CDS encoding vWA domain-containing protein, which translates into the protein MNKDFNFQKGFTFSKHIPAEISNFDRVFDIFKDLLTHTSGDIEEAFEWLDMLDKEYDIFNEEYTLEDFEEDLKKRGYIREEESEDGSTGDRKGKNLLTPKLEAALREYALDQIFGKLKKNGLGNHRTSKTGTGDERDGENRPFQYGDDLAAVNMTESLKNAQINNGISDLHLTEDDLIVEETKHKAQMSTVLMIDISHSMILYGEDRITPAKKVAMALVELIKRKYPKDSIDIIVFGNEAWPIKIKDLPYLKVGPYHTNTVAGLELAMDILRRKRNTNKQIFMITDGKPSCIQLPTGEFYTNSYGLDEMIVNQCLNRAAQARKLKIPITTFMIAQDPYLRQFVEAFTAQNKGKAFLTGLSGLGQMIFEDYEKNRIKRI